A stretch of DNA from Schistocerca americana isolate TAMUIC-IGC-003095 chromosome 3, iqSchAmer2.1, whole genome shotgun sequence:
ctctgggcttggtgtactcaagtgcttagtattgtgcacctgtctggacgaacagtcatcatacaaggcttgttgatacccagctgaatacgacaatgcacataatatctggagcaatcagatctactccagtttattggcttccactgttaatcgGTATAATGCCTCcttatctacgcagatgtactgcccttatgggAGAATTTCACAAGATCTACAGGAATTCttacctacccgtgcatagcgacctgccacttttaaatcgttaGAATCTGAAATCACGcgatccaactctgtgcgatgctgctgacatggttgctaaggattgaagaatggaaaggtcagtgggaagcagtgacagatgtgcacctacataacatcttctcaggtgctaaacttccaagtggattcgacctaccacacaAGCCCTGGACTACtgtcaacagaatccgtaccagccatgacCAATGCAGGgttgctctctttaagtggaagaagtgcctgatccagcctgtgactgcagtgctccataccagactgttcaccacattgtcagtgaatgcaggattcgagtctatcacggcgccaaagaggacttcctgctagcaacttcAGATGCAGTGAGCTGGATTGAAGGACTGCATATTCAGTTGTTGTGTGCACGGGCTCTTCCTCCCATGGTGGCACATTGGTGTGTGAATGTATAGTGCAAGAGGACTTACTGTCCTCCCCCTATTTCCACTCACAATAAATAGATggaacaagttgtctggtataagtgtttattacattaaaccttacaacttgcacaggcagcgcgccagctgcggctcctggcttaactggaagacatacacgcccgtccgctatggggtctcgcagctacctacTCGGCCGTTACAATGGCTAATCCTATCTGcgcgcacaaaggacctgggagatccacttttgcacgtaggttgcaaattcttccgacagggagcagactatactggatagtctgacctgcccagtttgaagctgccactagatgtcagttggagtgagtagcagagtccaaacagttgtaaagacaaacttaagtttcttgtgtgtcaatatgtacatatgtatatgtaatttaatttgatGATATGtgtgtattagccatacgctacataaaataatttgtaaattaaatCTCTGAACTTTGTTTAGATCCTTATTGCTTAGAAACTGTTATCATCTCTGATCCtgttcacatctacaattttttaGCGTTCATTAAACGTATAAATAcataatttcttatatttcatggACCTTCTACCATAAACGATAAACCATAAGCTCATATGTTCTTATTGTTTTGGGGTGTAAATAGTATATAATACTGATTGCTCAGATAACAGAAGCTATAAAACTTATAAACTGCTCTTTTttattttaatgcaaaaatttaGCATTTCTTTAATGAATATTTAGTGACAGTTCTCAAATGGGATATACTAAAATGGAGCCTCAAAAAGAATGTATTTGATGCAGGACTGTGGCTTACCCTAGTAGTGGTAGTAAACGATTATGAGCAGAACTAAATGCATAGTCATTTGCCTCAATGAACTTTGGTTGAAAAACAATGCTTTAAAAATACCAAATATAGCTGGGTATTTCAGGGTAGCAACTGACTATTATACGAAAAGTAAATCACGTGGGGGCTCTTGTGTACTTGCTAATTCCTTTATAAATTATAAAGTCATAAACGATTTTGACTTTTTAATGAAGAATGTAATTTTCAAGTTTGCTGtgggaaccatggatgaagggtatcagatggataccatattccttgacttccagaaagcgtttgactcggtgccccactgcagactcctaactaaggtacgagcatatgggattggttcccaagtatgtgagtggctcgaagacttcttaagtaatagaacccagtatgttatcctcaatggtgagtgttcatcggaggtgagggtatcatctggagtgccccagggaagtgcggtaggtccgctgttgttttctatctacataaatgatcttttggatagtgtcgatagcaatgtgcggctgtttgctgatgatgctgtggtgtactggaaggtgtcgtcgttgagtgactgtaggaggatacaagatgacttggacaggagttgtgattggtgtaaagaatggcagttaactgtaaatatagataaatgtaaattaatgtaggtgaataggaaaaagaatcctgtaatgtttgaatactccatttgtagtgtagcgcttgacacagtcacatcaattaaatatttgggtgtaacattgcagagcgatatgaagtgggacaagcatgtaatggcagttgtggggaaggcggatagtcgtcttcggttcattggaagaattttgggaagatgtggttcatctgtaaacgagaccgctGATAAaagactaatacgacctattcttgagtactgctcgagcgtttggtatccctatcaggtcggattgagggaggacatagaagcaattcagaggcaggctgctagatttgttactggtaggtttgctcatcatgcgagtgttacggaaatgcttcaggaactcgggtgggaggtctctagaggaaaggaggtgttcttttcgtgaatcgctactgaggaaatttagagaaccagcatttgaggctgactgcagtacaattttctgccgccaacttacattttgcggaaagaccacaaagataagataagagagattagggctcatacagaggcatataggcagtcatttttccctcgttctgtttgggagtggaacagggagagaacacactagttgtggtacgaggtaccctccaccacgcaccgtacggtggattgcggagtatgtatgtaaatgtagatgtagagctagTGAACCTAATGCCATTGTAATTTCAGTTCACAGAAACTCAGGAAAAGGTGTAAGAGGAAATTTCCTTTATGCATTTTATGTTTAGGAATGTTGATTGAATTCTCCACCAAAAATGTATTGTTGAAAAGGAGCCGTAGAAGTCTGAAAGATACAGGCTGGatgaaataacttttattttatagtttctgtgaaataaagagaaaagataaatattccaatGCTTGCTGACTTCAACATCAGTGTCACAAGTGGAGAGACTGATTTAGTAAAAAACTAACCTTCAGGGGAAATTTCTCAGATTCTACTGCAGAAAATGCTCACTCATCAATCTGCACTGATATGTTAataaagtatgcgttttcggataCCTACATaaaaattttggttgtatgtaGGAATTGCTCaccaagcaacattgtttattGAACTTTCAGAAACAAGCTGAGAAATGACGTTCTAAAACTGCACCAAAAGTAATTTCAGTCAAACTTTTAATattgacatttcattttttttggAAATAACACCATTGCACATCCTGCAGAAATATGAGAGGGGTTGAATGTGTTCTTTTTCACAATTGTAGCAAGATcaaattaccaaaaaaaaattaattgctctGAACTTGACCCAAAATGTGACCATCCCGTAAAACTCAGAAACATTTCAGTTCAGTCTCtggaaaaagaaattaataattttagaatactgctccatTCACTAGCTATTATTTTATGTTAGAGAATTATATTACTAAAGTTTTATGTGTTCACATAGTATAACTGGATAATTAATAATTGTGTGTTATGAGACAAATAAGTTACATTGACTAACAATGCGAGAAGCGCATAATGATGTAAAAATAACTGCTGCTTGTTTACTGTGAAAAAGTCAGTTAGAGATTGTATGCAGTTGGTTCACATGTGAGCTTctggttaaattaaaattttacctGAGATATGGAGGAAAAGTAGAAATAAAACCACCTGCAGCATTTCTTTCATAATAAGCAGTAttgcactttctacgatttgccaTGATCAAAAAGATCCCATCCCTCAGTACTGAATTTGAAGGCGTTATCTTTTTTACAGAACTGTAAGAATGAAATTTTACTGTGCAGTTATCCCTTGTGGTTTCGAAAACTACAATTACAACAAATAAGTGCCATGTATTCAACATACCCCAGTCACATATTGTCACTCCTCGTTGTTGAAACGATTAAAACTGTGTTGCAATGTGTCAATGTAgtactttttttccttcttaattGAAAAAGGTCCGATTTTGGTTGTGGGTTATATGCCCGCACACCCACCGTCGTTGCAACTGTACAGATATCATTTCACCATTTACTACCGACAGCGGAGCTGATctcaaaagtttgtgtatatattgtcccAGCTAGTAGAGAACCATTCCCTGCCATATGGGTCaggcataaaacatctctgaatcacaTTGTGAATCTAATTGGCTGAACTATCAGTTGAAAATTGACCTCGTTTTCTATTTCCAGAGATATTTCGTACACTTTCAACCACAATGGTTCCAAAGGCAGTGATATTATTTATTACTCGGGAATAACATTGCAGTCGGGTTCCAgtctattttttctaatttttgttccccaaataaTTTGATTTAGTTATCTTTGAAGTCAATATTCCTTCGTTAAAGCCTATTATCGGTTTGCAACAGGTCGATCAGCTTTTCTCAATAACCCTTGAATATTCACAGTTATACTTGTCTATGTACGACCTGATTTTTCAATTTGGGAAACACGGAGTAAGTCTCGTATAgattctgttttattgacacaattcatttcttaaattaatgagagatggcactAGGGAATCAATGAAGGAGTTGATCCTAGTATGTATCGTTTCGGTATAATGACAGTCAGTCCGTACCACAGTCCTTTGCGTTCCTATCACCAAAGATATgatttcccatgaaactgtcctttaCCATTAATATCTGATAAATTTTAAATAAGTCTCTGGCTTTACAATGTCTAAGCTTCTTaattctcacgacacgatattaatCGTAAGTTCGAgttctttcaatgtctgttcagcacaaatTATGTCTTTTCACGGGGACTATATCTCACGTCCCGTTTAATAGCAGAATCGCCTTGACAACGATCGGCAAAGATTTTAGCATGATAAGGTCCAACTATTTTCTGTCCCAATCTCAAAATAATCTGTTatccaccactccaatgtctaatccagttaTTAGAATGATATTTAATTAGGCGTATCTAACTTCCGACTACCACGGAAGACTGCGAACATGCACCATTGAAAACAAAAGACTCAAGAGAGCTAACAATGCTGTGCATTGGTTTATAtattatattcaaaacaaaacgtagctctgttatgtcttccttgaaTTCCCTTTGCGTTTCTCTATATCAGATAtctaatatttgtaaaattttaattattacttcGAAATACAACTACCGTGTTTTGGCACTTgggtcatttcgtattacagaatttaatttaATATTCGTTTCTGAATACTCTACTGAGCGGTTACAGTTGCTCTACAGGCGGTCTCAAAATGCACACAACGATATTTCTGTCTCACACTTATGCCGTGCATCTCTGGACAGCAGGGGTCTTATGTCTCAGTTCATAGTGAATTATGGGTACTGTTGATGTAGACGAGGAATGTTGTCCTATATTTGGGAGGTAGTTAGCTGATCTCAGTGCAAAAATGAATTTAAGTCAGTTGAAAAACTCTTTAATTAGGCGAAGCGGCcggcaaaatgtaaacaaaactcCCGGGTGCTGTGAAGTGCAAGAAGAGGATAATGGCGAATCACAGATATCTGCTCTAAAATGTTCAAAGACTGACTCGTCTTTGATAAAGGAGAGTGCGCGATGTCAGTGCAAGAATAATACTTCAAACGATAAGCCGAGTATATTGAAAAGCTTTAAGAAAAAATTTCGCTTAAAGTCTAGTGTTGGAAGGACGGTGAAAAGTAAGCCTAAGCAAGCAGTTCGAGGCATAGATCCATCTACACTCTATGCTCGTAGTTTACACGATTCTTCAACTAGTGATGAGTGTGTGTCGGATAAAGTGGACCCTCTGCGTGTTGTAGGAGAATTGAATCATATACAAGTAGTGACGAATAATGGAATTCCACAGCAGTGCGAGTCGAGTGCCTCCCAGACGTCAACACAACAAGCTAGCCAGTGGGGAGGAAGTTCTGTTTGTCCCTTAGTCAAGAAACGTACATCACAAGAGAACGATGATTGTTCAGCCGACGGAGATGACCATTCTGGAGGGTCGGGAACTGACACTGGACAACAGCAACAGCTTATACTGAGATTGAAGAATGAGAATGGTACTCAGAGCGAAACTGAAACGGAGAGTGAGAGCTTGGCTAGCCCTCGTAGTCTAACAGGTGAGCTGTTCGAGCTGGCAAAGTACGGCTGGTACTGGGGCCCAATTACACGAGAAGAGGCAGAAGAAAAGCTATTGGATGCACCTGATGGTTCGTTCCTTGTTAGAGATTCGTCTGCAGATCGCTACTTGCTAAGTGTCAGTTTCCGAAGCGCAGGCAAGACGTTTCATGCCAGAATTGAGCACAGCCATGGAGTATTTAGTTTCTACGCAAATCCTGGACGTGAAGGGTTTCCAAGTATCTCTGAACTAATTGCACATTCTATGACTTATTCAGAATCAGCTGTTTTCTGTTATTCTCGCCCTCGTGCTCCAGGATACCCTGCATTTCCTGTTCGCTTGGTGAAGCCTGTATCTCGCTTCACGCAAGTACGATCTCTTCAGTACCTCTGCAGGTTCGTTATAAGACAGTACACCAGGGTTGACAATATACAGAAACTACCCCTGCCTAGGAGACTGTTAAGTTATGTGCAGGAAGGACATTATTGACACCTGCTGACTTTGTGTCATCTCTTTGGGGTTGAACTTTATTATGTGGTTGATAGCACACCTGTAATTTTTTTTGTGTTCCCATTTTTAATGACTGACTTTTGTACAGTTATTGTTGTATtgcatgttttattttcttttaatgtcgATGACTAAAGGCAAAAATCAGACTAAATTCCTGTGTATAAAACATTGCTGCAATTGAAAATTTTTAATGCCCTGCTGACTTTGCAGCTGCTGGTGCAGTggtaatttttttcagaaaataagTTACACAAATTTTGtagacaatagaaaataaatgggtgAAGCTTTATTTCATTCCTTGCAACAGACCAGTGAAAGAGTTTTCGTACAATAATGAATTCACGAATTCAGTGTGTGAAAATTATGCAATGGATATTAAATTTGTATTTGTTAGTAGTTGCTGGAAGCTTGTGCTAGAGTTGGACTCCTTGCAGATCTACAGCCAACACAGCTTACGTTTGCCTGTTTAAATCCCATGTCATTGCGCTGCTTAAGTCACAGCAAATTAATTTTTCCTGTGATGAGTTTAATATTTTCCAAGTATTCTGCATTTTCACAGGTGCATTTTTTGTTTCTACAACATTTCAGTTTAAACTGGTCTGTAAATGTTGGTAACTATACATCTAGAGTCATAGGAAAATTGAAGCACATTTATGTTATGGTGAtcaaaccataaaaaatgtgtAAGTACTGGGTAATGTGTTTCCTTCCAAAGCACATTTTACTACACAGGATCTATCAGAATCGTGTGAAATATAGTGATTTCTGTATACAAAGATGTATTTTAAAATGGGGAATTCTGTTCCTATGTTTCTGACATACCGATATTGCAAGCAAGATATTTGTAAACGTCAGTCAGACACAGTTATATATGAATATTTGCAAATAATACCCATCCTTCTATCATGACTTTATTTATATCTGTTTTATCATTGGTTGCAGTAACATCTACACTCAAGGATGTTTGAGAGAGAAGTACGTGAGAATAATATGAGCCCGTTATATGATTTCATGCATTATCTGTAATGGGTTTGATGTTTTACACGTGTAACTTTCTTTCACAGTATAG
This window harbors:
- the LOC124605336 gene encoding suppressor of cytokine signaling 6-like; the protein is MNLSQLKNSLIRRSGRQNVNKTPGCCEVQEEDNGESQISALKCSKTDSSLIKESARCQCKNNTSNDKPSILKSFKKKFRLKSSVGRTVKSKPKQAVRGIDPSTLYARSLHDSSTSDECVSDKVDPLRVVGELNHIQVVTNNGIPQQCESSASQTSTQQASQWGGSSVCPLVKKRTSQENDDCSADGDDHSGGSGTDTGQQQQLILRLKNENGTQSETETESESLASPRSLTGELFELAKYGWYWGPITREEAEEKLLDAPDGSFLVRDSSADRYLLSVSFRSAGKTFHARIEHSHGVFSFYANPGREGFPSISELIAHSMTYSESAVFCYSRPRAPGYPAFPVRLVKPVSRFTQVRSLQYLCRFVIRQYTRVDNIQKLPLPRRLLSYVQEGHY